In a genomic window of Amycolatopsis japonica:
- a CDS encoding GlxA family transcriptional regulator, producing the protein MVIVAFDDAQILDVACPSGALEIANSHGAAPPYVVELATVQGRTTRSSSGIMLAGARRLAEVSGRVDTVIVVGGAGTAAAAADDRLLTQVRRLAGRSRRIASVCTGTFVLAAAGLLDDRRVTTHWGYGELLAATFPAVKVDPAPLYIRDGNVFTSAGVISALDLTLALIEDDCGPTLAREVARELVTYLHRPGDQAQISTFLAVPPPGNRVVRDLLGYIAAHLAEDLSPSALAARAGVTTRHLTRLFTAQLGSTPARTVRTARTEAAAQLVRSTALPLAAVARRCGFASAETLRTAFRQYYGITGDTLRRMTDMPRPIGA; encoded by the coding sequence GTATGTCGTCGAGCTGGCGACGGTTCAGGGGCGGACGACACGGAGTTCGTCGGGGATCATGCTCGCGGGTGCCCGGCGGCTCGCCGAGGTGTCCGGGCGGGTGGACACGGTGATCGTGGTCGGTGGCGCGGGAACGGCCGCGGCCGCGGCGGACGATCGTCTGCTGACGCAGGTGCGGCGGCTGGCCGGACGGAGCAGGCGGATCGCCTCGGTGTGCACGGGTACCTTCGTGCTGGCGGCCGCCGGGCTGCTCGACGACCGCCGGGTCACGACGCATTGGGGATACGGCGAGCTGCTCGCCGCCACCTTCCCGGCGGTGAAGGTGGATCCCGCCCCGCTCTACATCCGCGACGGCAACGTGTTCACCTCGGCCGGGGTCATCAGCGCGCTGGATCTCACGCTCGCGCTGATCGAGGACGACTGCGGTCCGACGCTGGCCCGCGAGGTCGCCCGCGAACTGGTGACCTATCTGCACCGCCCGGGCGACCAGGCCCAGATCAGCACGTTCCTGGCCGTCCCGCCGCCGGGCAACCGGGTCGTGCGCGACCTCTTGGGATACATCGCCGCGCATCTCGCCGAAGACCTGAGCCCGTCGGCGCTGGCGGCCCGCGCCGGGGTCACCACGCGGCACCTCACCCGGCTGTTCACCGCCCAGCTGGGCAGCACCCCGGCCCGTACCGTGCGGACAGCGCGGACCGAAGCCGCCGCCCAGCTGGTGCGGTCCACCGCGTTGCCGCTGGCCGCGGTCGCGCGGCGATGCGGATTCGCCTCGGCGGAGACCCTGCGGACGGCTTTCCGCCAGTACTACGGGATCACCGGGGACACACTTCGCAGGATGACGGACATGCCCCGCCCGATCGGCGCCTGA
- a CDS encoding DJ-1/PfpI family protein, translated as MDSAKTTRRTVLAGVAAAAAFGLGTGTAQAETKGPKIGILLYDGFSLLDPTGPAEVLSRLPGATVTMIAQERGPVRTDTRDVAVLAERSVAEVHRLDVVLVPGAGNRGTVAAMENPVLLDWIRRIHRHTMWTTSVCTGSLLLGAAGLLRERATTYWASADYLEKTFGVRYVPERYVQVGKVVTAAGVSAGIDLAFHLASLLAGEEIARGIQLAVEYDPQPPFDSGNAAKASPELKALALKLLADSQV; from the coding sequence ATGGACAGTGCGAAGACCACCCGCAGGACCGTTCTGGCCGGAGTCGCGGCAGCCGCGGCGTTCGGCCTCGGCACCGGCACGGCTCAGGCGGAGACCAAGGGACCGAAGATCGGCATCCTGCTCTACGACGGGTTCAGCCTGCTGGATCCGACCGGACCGGCCGAGGTGTTGTCCCGGCTGCCCGGCGCCACGGTGACGATGATCGCCCAGGAACGCGGCCCGGTGCGCACGGACACCCGTGACGTCGCGGTGCTGGCGGAACGTTCGGTGGCCGAGGTGCACCGCCTGGACGTGGTGCTGGTCCCGGGCGCGGGCAACCGCGGGACGGTCGCCGCGATGGAGAACCCGGTCCTGCTCGACTGGATCCGGCGTATCCATCGGCACACGATGTGGACGACGTCGGTGTGCACGGGATCCTTGCTCCTCGGCGCGGCCGGGCTGCTCCGCGAGCGGGCCACGACGTACTGGGCCTCCGCGGACTATCTGGAGAAGACCTTCGGCGTGCGTTATGTGCCCGAGCGCTACGTTCAGGTCGGCAAGGTCGTCACCGCGGCGGGGGTGTCCGCCGGGATCGACCTCGCCTTCCATCTCGCGTCCCTGTTGGCCGGTGAAGAGATCGCGCGCGGTATCCAGCTCGCCGTCGAATACGATCCGCAGCCGCCTTTCGACTCGGGCAACGCCGCGAAGGCCAGCCCGGAACTCAAGGCCCTCGCGCTGAAACTGCTCGCGGATTCGCAGGTCTAA
- a CDS encoding FAD-dependent monooxygenase has translation MTKNILISGAGVAGPALAWWLRRHGFSATVVERAPSPREGGYKVDIRGVAVDVVRRMGLLDEVHAASTDMRGAAFVNKRGKQLATLDAGTFGFRHGDDTEILRGDLAKILYDATRESTEYVFGDWITGLAQCSDGVDVTFAHGAPRRFDLVVGADGLHSGVRALAFGPEEDFLHRFDAYISISTVPNTFELDRWELLHSAAPGKMVNVYSTARADDAKAAFWFSAPPLPYDRRDVESQKNLVARQFAELGWEIPALLDAMREAGDFYFDPVCQIRMDRFSAGRVTLLGDAGYCPSPASGQGTSLALVGAYVLAGELAASDDFTTAFSRYEREMCPYVEKNQALAKMALRGIIPQSRAFAWFNTRMIKLMPYLPGRNRVLEQMARPIREAANALVLKDYAQRPVSDDPR, from the coding sequence ATGACGAAGAACATCCTGATCTCCGGCGCCGGCGTCGCCGGGCCCGCCCTCGCCTGGTGGCTGCGCCGCCACGGCTTCAGCGCCACCGTCGTCGAGCGGGCCCCGAGCCCACGTGAAGGCGGCTACAAGGTCGACATCCGCGGCGTCGCCGTCGACGTCGTCCGCCGGATGGGCCTGCTCGACGAGGTGCACGCGGCGAGCACCGACATGCGAGGCGCCGCGTTCGTGAACAAACGAGGCAAGCAGCTCGCCACGCTCGACGCCGGCACTTTCGGCTTCCGCCATGGCGACGACACCGAAATCCTCCGCGGCGACCTGGCGAAGATCCTGTACGACGCCACCCGGGAGAGCACCGAGTACGTCTTCGGCGACTGGATCACCGGGCTGGCACAGTGTTCCGACGGCGTCGACGTGACGTTCGCCCACGGTGCCCCGCGCCGGTTCGACCTGGTCGTCGGCGCCGACGGGCTGCACTCCGGCGTCCGCGCGCTCGCTTTCGGGCCGGAAGAAGACTTCCTGCACCGGTTCGACGCCTACATCTCGATCTCCACCGTGCCCAACACCTTCGAACTCGACCGCTGGGAACTGCTGCACTCGGCCGCGCCCGGCAAGATGGTCAACGTCTACAGCACCGCGCGTGCCGATGACGCCAAGGCCGCGTTCTGGTTCAGCGCCCCGCCGTTGCCCTACGACCGGCGGGACGTCGAGAGCCAGAAGAACCTCGTCGCCCGCCAGTTCGCCGAACTGGGCTGGGAGATCCCGGCGTTGCTCGACGCCATGCGCGAGGCGGGCGACTTCTACTTCGACCCGGTGTGCCAGATCCGCATGGACCGGTTTTCGGCCGGGCGCGTCACCCTCCTCGGTGACGCGGGCTATTGCCCGTCGCCCGCCTCAGGGCAGGGCACGAGCCTGGCCCTCGTCGGCGCGTACGTCTTGGCGGGCGAGCTGGCGGCTTCGGACGACTTCACGACGGCGTTTTCCCGCTACGAAAGGGAAATGTGTCCGTACGTCGAGAAGAACCAGGCTCTGGCCAAGATGGCGCTACGCGGGATCATCCCGCAGTCGCGGGCGTTCGCGTGGTTCAACACCCGGATGATCAAGCTGATGCCCTATCTCCCCGGCCGCAACCGGGTCCTGGAGCAGATGGCCCGCCCGATCCGGGAAGCGGCGAACGCGTTGGTGCTGAAGGATTACGCCCAGCGCCCGGTCTCGGACGACCCCCGTTAG
- a CDS encoding ATP-binding protein — protein MQFAILGPVEARRPDGTPVALGGPQLRGLLALLALDAGRIVGADRLIDGLHGDHPPEGAAEALQSQVSRLRRRLKDGGAPDGLVEFTPAGYRLAVDPQDVDLHRFERLTAQARETAEADTKLALFTEALALWRGPALDGLADPPRAARLAELRLAAIEDRVEAGLALAQHEKLVAELRELAREHPLRERLTAQLVRALHGSGRSAEALAVFAEARGRLADELGADPSADLADAHAAVLRGSPARRVPVPLTGFVGRDELGRLVAALGTTRLVTLTGPGGAGKTRLAIEATSLQDGEVCFVELAAATEVAPAVLAALGLREQGVLTPGAVSDPADRLVAGLADRSPLLVLDNCEHVVEEAARLVRRLLSECPGLRVLVTSREALGLTGETLVPVGPLPAGAAARLFSERAAAVAPGQTPDPAAVARICAELDGLPLAIELAAARLRTLSAADVAARLGDRFGLLSRGERTAEPRHRTLRGVVEWSWDLLDPREQRLAGRFSVFAGGARLDAVERVCAVPDAEGVLAGLVEKSFVEFGGGRYRMLETIRAFCAEHGEDRRAEHAEYFLDLALTSEPKLRGADQLVALEALSAEHAELHAALRWSVTAAPDLALRLIAALTWYWWLRGLRGEATPFADAALAAIGPEPPPGLTEEYVLGLVHASAADVGIEPILRRLDGPLRYPYLFLLWAFSPHPRAKEGERLAALIGDDRWSRAFARISDGLGAQYNGRIADAEEHFSASLTGFRELGDRWGAASTLEKLAEFADWRGDHVRFRELMDESVRLAAELGSSEDAADLLCRRADGVLREGDIEAAKADYEAAGQARGNPLTLARARGGLGEIARREGDLATARRWYTAALGLDTGPVTGGETRIRLHTGFGWTMAAAGDLDAATELHQEALATALEYANLPGAAQAIEGLAGVLAARDEDERAAFLLGVAVGLRGAPVAGDADVDGVVHRVQARIGADAYSGAFARGREMPPDQAIHELGQRRFVLGS, from the coding sequence GTGCAGTTCGCCATCCTCGGGCCGGTCGAAGCCCGCCGCCCCGACGGGACGCCCGTCGCGCTCGGCGGGCCGCAGCTGCGGGGTCTGCTCGCCCTCCTCGCGCTCGACGCCGGGCGGATCGTCGGCGCCGACCGGCTGATCGACGGCCTGCACGGCGACCATCCGCCCGAGGGCGCCGCCGAAGCCCTGCAGTCCCAGGTCTCCCGGCTCCGGCGGCGGCTGAAGGACGGCGGCGCGCCCGACGGGCTCGTCGAGTTCACCCCCGCCGGATACCGGCTGGCCGTGGACCCGCAGGACGTCGACCTCCACCGTTTCGAACGCCTCACCGCCCAGGCGCGCGAAACCGCCGAGGCGGACACGAAGCTCGCGCTCTTCACCGAAGCCCTGGCGCTATGGCGCGGGCCCGCTCTCGACGGGCTCGCCGACCCACCGCGCGCGGCCCGGCTCGCCGAGTTGCGGCTGGCCGCGATCGAGGACCGCGTCGAGGCCGGGCTCGCCTTGGCACAGCACGAAAAGCTCGTCGCCGAACTCCGTGAGCTCGCGCGGGAACATCCGCTGCGGGAACGGCTCACCGCCCAGCTCGTCCGCGCCCTGCACGGCAGCGGCCGGTCCGCCGAGGCGCTCGCCGTGTTCGCCGAGGCCCGTGGCCGGCTCGCCGACGAACTGGGCGCCGACCCGTCCGCGGATCTCGCCGACGCGCACGCCGCCGTCCTGCGAGGGTCACCGGCGCGCCGGGTTCCCGTGCCGCTCACGGGATTCGTCGGCCGCGACGAACTCGGCCGGCTCGTCGCCGCGCTCGGGACGACACGGCTCGTCACGCTCACGGGGCCCGGTGGAGCGGGCAAGACACGGCTCGCCATCGAAGCGACTTCCTTGCAGGACGGCGAAGTCTGCTTCGTCGAACTCGCCGCGGCGACCGAGGTCGCGCCCGCCGTCCTCGCCGCGCTGGGCCTGCGCGAACAAGGCGTCCTGACACCGGGAGCGGTTTCGGATCCCGCCGACCGCCTGGTCGCCGGGCTCGCCGACCGGTCGCCGCTGCTCGTCCTCGACAACTGCGAACACGTCGTCGAAGAAGCCGCGCGGCTGGTGCGGCGCCTGCTGTCGGAGTGCCCTGGCCTGCGGGTGCTCGTCACGAGCCGCGAAGCGCTGGGCCTGACCGGCGAAACGCTGGTACCGGTCGGTCCCCTGCCCGCGGGCGCCGCCGCCCGGTTGTTCTCCGAGCGGGCCGCGGCGGTCGCTCCCGGGCAGACGCCGGACCCGGCCGCCGTGGCCCGGATCTGCGCCGAGCTCGACGGTCTGCCGCTGGCGATCGAGCTCGCCGCCGCGCGGTTGCGGACCCTGTCCGCCGCCGATGTCGCCGCCCGGCTCGGCGACCGATTCGGGCTGCTGTCCCGCGGCGAGCGGACCGCCGAACCACGGCACCGGACGCTGCGCGGCGTCGTCGAGTGGAGCTGGGACCTCCTCGACCCGCGGGAACAGCGGCTGGCCGGCCGGTTCTCGGTGTTCGCCGGTGGTGCGAGGCTCGACGCCGTCGAACGCGTCTGCGCCGTGCCCGACGCGGAAGGCGTGCTGGCCGGGCTGGTCGAGAAGTCCTTCGTCGAGTTCGGCGGCGGCCGGTACCGGATGCTGGAGACCATTCGCGCGTTCTGCGCCGAGCACGGCGAGGACCGGCGCGCCGAACACGCCGAGTACTTCCTCGATCTCGCCCTCACGTCCGAACCGAAGCTGCGCGGCGCGGACCAGCTCGTGGCGCTGGAAGCGCTGAGCGCCGAGCACGCCGAACTGCACGCCGCCTTGCGCTGGAGCGTGACCGCCGCCCCGGACCTCGCCTTGCGGCTCATCGCGGCCCTGACCTGGTACTGGTGGTTGCGTGGGCTGCGCGGCGAAGCGACACCGTTCGCGGACGCCGCGCTCGCCGCCATCGGCCCCGAACCACCGCCGGGGCTGACCGAGGAATACGTCCTCGGTCTCGTCCACGCGTCGGCCGCCGACGTCGGGATCGAACCGATCCTGCGGCGGCTCGACGGCCCGCTGCGCTACCCGTACCTGTTCCTGCTGTGGGCGTTTTCCCCGCACCCCAGGGCGAAGGAGGGGGAACGGCTCGCCGCGCTCATCGGCGACGATCGGTGGTCGCGGGCGTTCGCGCGGATCAGCGACGGCCTCGGCGCGCAGTACAACGGCCGGATCGCCGACGCCGAAGAACACTTCTCCGCGTCACTGACCGGGTTCCGCGAACTGGGTGACCGCTGGGGCGCGGCGAGCACGCTGGAGAAGCTCGCCGAGTTCGCGGACTGGCGCGGCGACCACGTCCGGTTCCGCGAGCTGATGGACGAATCCGTGCGTCTGGCCGCGGAACTCGGTTCCTCCGAAGACGCCGCCGATCTGCTCTGCCGCCGCGCCGACGGCGTCCTGCGGGAGGGTGACATCGAGGCCGCGAAAGCCGACTACGAAGCCGCCGGTCAAGCGCGCGGCAACCCGCTGACGCTCGCGCGGGCCCGAGGCGGGCTGGGCGAGATCGCCCGTCGCGAGGGCGACCTGGCGACGGCCCGACGCTGGTACACCGCCGCGCTCGGCCTGGACACCGGCCCGGTGACCGGTGGCGAGACACGGATCCGGCTCCACACCGGCTTCGGCTGGACGATGGCCGCCGCCGGCGACCTCGACGCGGCGACCGAACTGCACCAGGAAGCGCTCGCGACCGCGCTGGAATACGCGAATCTGCCCGGCGCGGCCCAGGCGATCGAGGGGCTGGCCGGGGTTCTCGCCGCGCGTGACGAGGACGAGCGGGCCGCGTTCCTGCTCGGCGTGGCGGTCGGGCTGCGCGGCGCGCCCGTCGCCGGGGACGCCGACGTCGACGGAGTGGTGCACCGCGTCCAGGCCCGGATCGGCGCCGACGCCTACTCCGGCGCGTTTGCCCGCGGCCGGGAAATGCCTCCTGACCAGGCGATCCACGAACTCGGTCAGCGGCGGTTCGTGCTCGGTTCGTGA
- a CDS encoding purine-cytosine permease family protein, producing MTIEESETRAAPAGLGATKETLEDYTLRFAPRTYRRWTPAVVGASALGGIAYMADFSIGAGIGLTHGTGNALLAIALAAVIIFVTGFPLAYYAARYNIDLDLITRGSGFGYYGSVLTSVIFASFTFIFFALEGSIMAQGLKYAISLPLWLGYLVSTLVIIPLVVYGMKVLAKLQSWTNPLWLLLMVAPLVFLVVKDPGSVQRWLSYEGEGGAGLSTAAIMLGAGVCLSLMGQIGEQVDYLRFMPPRTAENRRAWWTSMVLAGPGWVFFGAIKQAIGVFMAVYILDAVGKAAAVEPIEQFTGVFTEVMPSWLVVPLALVLVVLSQVKINVTNAYSGSLAWTNSFTRITKRYPGRLVFVLVNLAIALILMEADMFSFLNGILSFYSNCAMAWVVTVATDIAINKFVLGLSPKQPEFRRGMLFAVNPVGVVAFLGSSLLSISVYFGLFGAGLRPYSPLVAVVVAIVLTPLMAVLTRGRFYLRRTDDGIIEPLLDEDGNPSGTHYDCEVCGEAYERPDMTASATGGTICSLCLSTDREGRHILPAQP from the coding sequence ATGACCATCGAAGAATCGGAGACCCGTGCCGCGCCCGCCGGCCTCGGCGCGACCAAGGAAACCCTCGAGGACTACACCCTCCGATTCGCGCCGAGGACGTACCGTCGCTGGACACCGGCGGTGGTCGGCGCTTCCGCGTTGGGCGGGATCGCCTACATGGCGGACTTCTCGATCGGCGCCGGTATCGGCCTGACCCACGGCACGGGCAACGCGCTGCTGGCGATCGCCCTGGCGGCGGTGATCATCTTCGTGACCGGGTTCCCGCTGGCCTACTACGCCGCCCGATACAACATCGACCTCGACCTGATCACCCGCGGTTCCGGTTTCGGCTACTACGGTTCGGTGCTCACCAGCGTCATCTTCGCCAGCTTCACCTTCATCTTCTTCGCGCTCGAAGGCTCGATCATGGCGCAGGGCCTGAAGTACGCGATATCGCTGCCGTTGTGGCTCGGCTACCTCGTGTCCACCCTGGTCATCATCCCGCTGGTCGTCTACGGCATGAAGGTACTGGCGAAACTGCAGAGCTGGACGAATCCGCTGTGGCTGCTGCTGATGGTGGCCCCGCTGGTGTTCCTCGTCGTGAAGGATCCCGGTTCGGTCCAGCGGTGGCTGTCCTACGAAGGCGAGGGCGGCGCCGGGCTGAGCACGGCCGCGATCATGCTCGGTGCCGGAGTGTGCCTTTCGCTCATGGGGCAGATCGGGGAGCAGGTCGACTACCTGCGTTTCATGCCGCCGCGTACGGCGGAGAACCGGCGCGCCTGGTGGACCTCGATGGTGCTGGCCGGGCCGGGATGGGTGTTCTTCGGCGCGATCAAGCAGGCGATCGGTGTGTTCATGGCGGTCTACATCCTCGACGCGGTGGGCAAGGCGGCCGCCGTCGAGCCGATCGAGCAGTTCACCGGCGTGTTCACCGAAGTCATGCCGTCGTGGCTGGTGGTACCGCTGGCGCTGGTCCTGGTGGTGCTCAGCCAGGTCAAGATCAACGTCACCAACGCCTATTCCGGATCGCTGGCCTGGACGAACTCCTTCACCCGGATCACGAAACGCTATCCGGGCAGGCTGGTGTTCGTGCTGGTGAACCTGGCCATCGCGTTGATCCTGATGGAGGCGGACATGTTCAGCTTCCTCAACGGCATCTTGAGCTTCTACTCGAACTGCGCGATGGCGTGGGTGGTCACCGTCGCCACCGACATCGCGATCAACAAATTCGTGCTCGGGCTCTCGCCGAAACAGCCGGAATTCCGGCGCGGCATGCTGTTCGCGGTCAACCCGGTCGGTGTCGTCGCGTTCCTGGGCTCCTCGCTCCTGTCCATCTCCGTCTACTTCGGACTCTTCGGGGCCGGCCTCCGGCCGTACTCCCCGTTGGTCGCGGTGGTGGTCGCGATCGTGCTGACCCCGTTGATGGCGGTGCTCACCCGAGGACGTTTCTACCTGCGCCGCACCGATGACGGCATCATCGAGCCGCTACTGGACGAAGACGGCAATCCGAGCGGCACCCACTACGACTGCGAGGTCTGCGGAGAGGCCTATGAGCGCCCCGACATGACGGCGTCCGCGACCGGCGGGACGATCTGCTCGTTGTGCCTGAGCACGGACCGCGAAGGACGTCACATCCTTCCCGCCCAGCCGTGA
- a CDS encoding ABC transporter ATP-binding protein has translation MSVLEITGLSARTEETVLLDDVSLTLEPGRVLVVLGASGAGKTTLGLAATGRARPGITLSGSVRTAGAVGHLPQQPSAVLDPVRRCGPVLAELAGLHHRGRAARLAAARTALAEAGLEPELWRRFPHQLSGGQQQRMALATTLVTRPRVLVLDEPTSGLDEANKAVLTARLAELSRAGTALLVLTHDLTLARALDGDVAELRDHRLLPCEGVPEHARLDEPAPPSPTSPVLVVRGLTVRAGRTPLIEDVDLELAAGSRTMLTGVSGAGKTTLGRALAGLTPPTAGTIEVDGVRLPRLARRRDRAQLRAVQYVHQDSRASFDEFRGVLDQVADTARFLRGLGREEARLEATEILDALGVDPADRRPGLLSGGQLQRCAVARALLARPRVLVCDEPTSALDAANRDRLWDFVTATALRHGIALLVISHDTAAAPFVDGTFTMAGGRLA, from the coding sequence GTGAGCGTCCTGGAGATCACCGGCCTGTCCGCCCGCACCGAGGAAACCGTCCTGCTCGACGACGTCTCACTGACCCTCGAACCGGGCCGCGTCCTCGTCGTGCTCGGCGCGTCCGGCGCGGGGAAGACCACCCTGGGCCTCGCCGCGACCGGACGGGCACGCCCCGGGATCACGCTGTCCGGTTCGGTCCGGACGGCCGGGGCCGTCGGCCATCTGCCGCAGCAACCGTCGGCGGTGCTGGACCCGGTCCGCCGCTGCGGACCGGTGCTGGCCGAACTCGCCGGGCTTCACCACCGTGGCCGCGCCGCACGGCTGGCGGCGGCCCGCACCGCCCTGGCGGAGGCGGGACTGGAGCCGGAGCTGTGGCGCAGGTTCCCGCATCAGCTGTCCGGCGGGCAGCAGCAACGCATGGCGCTGGCCACCACCCTCGTGACCCGGCCTCGCGTGCTCGTCCTCGACGAGCCGACCAGTGGTCTCGACGAGGCGAACAAGGCCGTGCTCACCGCCAGGCTCGCGGAGCTTTCCCGCGCCGGCACGGCGTTGCTGGTCCTGACCCACGACCTCACGTTGGCACGTGCCCTGGACGGCGACGTCGCCGAACTCCGCGACCACCGTCTCCTGCCGTGCGAGGGCGTCCCCGAACACGCGCGCCTCGACGAGCCCGCGCCCCCGTCGCCGACGTCGCCGGTGCTCGTCGTTCGCGGTCTCACGGTGCGCGCCGGGCGGACGCCGCTCATCGAAGACGTCGATCTGGAGCTGGCGGCGGGCAGCCGCACCATGCTCACCGGCGTCTCGGGAGCGGGCAAGACGACACTCGGCCGTGCGCTCGCCGGGTTGACCCCGCCGACCGCGGGCACGATCGAAGTCGACGGCGTGCGGCTCCCCCGCCTCGCCCGTCGTCGCGATCGCGCGCAGCTGCGGGCCGTCCAATATGTCCACCAGGACAGCCGCGCGTCCTTCGACGAGTTCCGCGGGGTGCTCGACCAGGTCGCCGACACCGCCCGCTTCCTTCGCGGTCTCGGTCGCGAAGAAGCCCGGCTCGAAGCGACGGAGATCTTGGACGCCCTCGGTGTCGACCCGGCCGATCGCCGCCCCGGTCTGCTCTCCGGCGGCCAGCTCCAGCGCTGTGCCGTGGCCCGCGCGCTCCTTGCCCGCCCCAGGGTCCTCGTCTGCGACGAGCCGACGTCCGCCCTCGACGCGGCCAACCGCGACCGGCTCTGGGATTTCGTGACCGCGACGGCGCTCCGGCACGGCATCGCGCTGCTCGTGATCAGCCACGACACCGCGGCCGCGCCGTTCGTCGACGGCACGTTCACCATGGCCGGTGGACGTCTCGCTTGA
- a CDS encoding ABC transporter permease: MVSRALGWSLLAIPLVLAVAGPVLAGPVVSVGAPWQAPDAAHPLGTDVLGRDALTVILTGGLPVIGMTVAALLLAYLAALPLGLFAAGHGRRADETVMRSLDVVLAFPSLLVLMVLAATGHRGPGVLIPAVAVLQVPAITRVVRAAALAPGCRTAVEALTLQGKPWWRIQLGYVARHVTGPVATDAGTRLGVVLYLLASANFLGLGLPADSPDWAVVIERNSEALYTAPAVVLVPAALLMALCVGTNLVTDRLLAARRVIA, encoded by the coding sequence GTGGTGAGCCGGGCACTCGGCTGGTCGCTGCTCGCGATACCGCTCGTGCTCGCGGTGGCCGGGCCGGTGCTCGCGGGCCCCGTGGTTTCGGTCGGCGCGCCCTGGCAGGCGCCGGACGCCGCGCATCCGCTGGGCACCGACGTCCTCGGCCGCGACGCGCTCACGGTGATCCTCACGGGCGGGCTTCCCGTGATCGGGATGACGGTCGCCGCGCTCCTGCTCGCCTATCTGGCCGCGCTGCCGCTCGGTCTCTTCGCCGCGGGGCACGGACGGCGGGCCGACGAAACCGTGATGCGCTCCCTCGACGTCGTGCTGGCCTTCCCGTCGCTGCTGGTGCTCATGGTGCTCGCCGCGACCGGGCACCGCGGGCCCGGTGTGCTCATCCCGGCCGTGGCCGTCCTTCAGGTACCGGCGATCACCCGCGTGGTGCGGGCGGCCGCACTGGCGCCCGGCTGCCGTACTGCCGTGGAAGCCCTGACCCTGCAAGGAAAACCTTGGTGGCGCATCCAGCTCGGATACGTCGCCCGGCACGTCACCGGCCCGGTCGCGACCGACGCCGGCACCAGGCTCGGCGTGGTGCTCTACCTGCTGGCGTCGGCGAACTTCCTCGGCCTCGGCCTACCCGCCGACTCCCCGGACTGGGCCGTGGTCATCGAACGCAACAGCGAGGCCCTCTACACCGCGCCCGCCGTGGTCCTCGTACCCGCCGCACTGCTGATGGCGCTGTGCGTCGGCACGAACCTCGTCACCGATCGGCTGCTCGCCGCCCGGCGGGTGATCGCGTGA
- a CDS encoding ABC transporter permease codes for MRGHAVRRLGFAVVQAMFVLVATFAVTALLPGDAASVVLGEQATDEQVATVRHQLGLDQPLLDRFGNWLSGLVTGDLGRSLVTGAPVADEIVRRFAVTAALAGVTLLVLVPLALVVGVVCGLREGSRIDRVLTAVTLFLHSIPEFVLGLLLVAGFAVHTGLLPATAAGTDPAARPEVLVLPVIVLVARQLCDVARQLRIGIAEQTRGPVAEHLRLLGLPERTVVLRHLLPAAAAPAVQQLARAVEGLLTGTVIVESLFAITGLGTGFVEAVQNRDIPQVQGYVLVFAGVVVLGNLAADLVAHRLTPRRELVTW; via the coding sequence GTGCGGGGTCACGCCGTACGACGGCTGGGTTTCGCGGTGGTGCAGGCGATGTTCGTGCTGGTCGCGACGTTCGCCGTGACCGCGTTGCTGCCGGGCGACGCGGCCTCGGTCGTGCTCGGCGAACAGGCCACCGACGAGCAGGTGGCGACCGTCCGCCACCAGCTCGGGCTCGACCAACCGCTGCTCGACCGGTTCGGGAACTGGCTTTCGGGGCTGGTCACCGGCGATCTCGGCCGGTCGCTCGTGACCGGCGCCCCGGTGGCCGACGAGATCGTCCGCCGTTTCGCCGTCACCGCGGCGCTCGCCGGGGTGACGCTGCTCGTGCTCGTTCCGCTCGCGCTGGTCGTCGGGGTGGTCTGCGGGCTGCGCGAAGGATCGCGGATCGACCGGGTGCTCACCGCGGTCACGCTGTTCCTGCATTCGATCCCCGAGTTCGTCCTCGGGCTGCTGCTGGTCGCGGGATTCGCCGTCCACACCGGACTGCTTCCGGCCACCGCGGCCGGAACGGATCCGGCCGCGCGGCCCGAAGTCCTGGTGCTGCCGGTGATCGTGCTCGTCGCCCGGCAGCTGTGCGACGTCGCCCGGCAGCTGCGGATCGGGATCGCCGAGCAGACCCGGGGTCCGGTGGCCGAACATCTGCGCCTGCTCGGGCTGCCCGAACGCACCGTCGTGCTGCGGCATCTCCTACCCGCCGCGGCCGCTCCCGCCGTGCAACAGCTCGCCCGCGCCGTCGAAGGCCTGCTGACCGGCACGGTGATCGTCGAGTCCCTGTTCGCGATCACCGGGCTCGGCACGGGTTTCGTCGAAGCCGTGCAGAACCGGGACATCCCGCAGGTGCAGGGTTACGTGCTGGTGTTCGCCGGCGTGGTCGTGCTCGGGAACCTCGCCGCCGATCTGGTCGCCCACCGGCTGACCCCGCGCCGGGAGCTGGTCACGTGGTGA